From one Anopheles cruzii chromosome 3, idAnoCruzAS_RS32_06, whole genome shotgun sequence genomic stretch:
- the LOC128274856 gene encoding telomerase Cajal body protein 1 homolog, whose protein sequence is MQTDEPTTPPDVHYKRTVESDFFGDRTCVEVARCSWDRPVRQNYLQGCRWSPDGTCVLTAVNNDGMHIVEMPTDLYRAETVSEDRPVDILTSAVHVKEGGLVYDYAWYPRMNSGYPETCCWIASRQHEPIQMWDAFTGALRCSYKGYDQYDEVEAALSLAFSPVDGSTIYGGYKKSLKSFDVNIPGRETASWRTKSTASCMAIASSMPDTIIFGSWNRSISVLDTRSGEILSVGNYTPANSHTAGVTWLGFAPDTEDQFASGARKDPKVLLWDVRKLTVPVRTLYRTCATNQRIYLDFSTQGHWLASGDTDGTLHAWNLRDAENDRSKELQFPLHRDCLNGVSFHPHAPVLATTSGQYHFSRPAGDDEDDQVVGCEASIPADNQKRENYVENSLTLWWIGKAVLSEE, encoded by the coding sequence ATGCAAACCGACGAACCAACGACACCACCGGATGTGCATTACAAGCGGACGGTAGAGAGTGATTTCTTCGGCGACCGAACGTGCGTCGAAGTGGCTCGCTGCTCGTGGGACCGACCGGTACGCCAAAACTACCTGCAAGGCTGTCGCTGGTCACCGGACGGAACGTGCGTTCTGACGGCGGTCAACAACGATGGGATGCACATTGTTGAAATGCCGACCGACCTGTACCGCGCGGAAACGGTGTCGGAAGACCGCCCGGTCGACATCCTGACGTCGGCGGTGCACGTGAAGGAAGGTGGCCTAGTGTACGACTATGCCTGGTATCCGCGCATGAACAGTGGCTACCCGGAGACCTGCTGCTGGATCGCTTCCCGTCAGCACGAACCGATCCAAATGTGGGATGCATTCACGGGCGCGTTGCGCTGCTCGTACAAAGGCTACGATCAGTACGACGAGGTGGAAGCGGCCCTATCGCTCGCCTTCTCCCCGGTCGATGGGTCCACCATCTACGGTGGTTACAAAAAGTCACTCAAATCGTTCGACGTCAACATTCCGGGCCGCGAAACGGCTAGTTGGCGCACGAAATCGACCGCTTCGTGCATGGCGATCGCATCGTCCATGCCGGACACGATTATTTTCGGATCGTGGAATCGTAGCATCTCGGTGTTGGACACCCGATCCGGGGAGATACTGTCGGTGGGCAATTATACGCCCGCAAACAGTCACACGGCCGGCGTGACGTGGCTTGGATTCGCACCCGACACGGAGGACCAGTTCGCTTCCGGGGCGCGGAAGGATCCAAAAGTTTTGCTCTGGGACGTCCGGAAGCTCACGGTGCCGGTACGCACACTGTACCGAACCTGTGCAACCAACCAGCGGATCTATTTGGACTTTTCCACCCAGGGCCACTGGTTGGCGAGTGGCGACACGGACGGTACACTTCACGCGTGGAACCTGCGCGACGCAGAGAACGATCGTTCGAAGGAACTGCAGTTCCCCCTTCACCGGGACTGTCTCAACGGTGTCTCGTTTCATCCGCACGCACCGGTACTGGCGACAACTAGTGGTCAGTATCACTTCAGCCGCCCAGCTGgggacgacgaagacgatcaAGTGGTCGGTTGTGAGGCTTCGATTCCTGCGGATAACCAAAAGCGTGAAAACTACGTAGAAAACTCACTTACCCTCTGGTGGATCGGTAAAGCGGTTCTTTCGGAAGAATGA
- the LOC128274855 gene encoding uncharacterized protein LOC128274855 yields MPPPPPPGPPPPPGPPPPPALKMGGGGAPSGDGRNALLLSIQKGAKLKKTVTVDKSGPLIQGKVTSDGGATTTTSASRANNRAPGRPPPPGDDTTPPAFGGAAGAQQPKLGGLFEGMASMPKLKPVGTRPTVTTANSSGATGQNKTPSPEATKGSPINNGGGRVGNGGTGTGGGMVALDFSDELAQKLTLKKQKHQQPGSINSNSPAMNPPPAVPNETNLRMNRGPPPQPPTSIPRATGDNQSTSGKLQSSSSQKSSQAPPTPNHQPHAKHQPPAVGGKASTNGPPRPVGPAITTVIATSPTLNSAPVAGLVPNRSTLFGNSVANGSVPSVAAIATTAPAPVPPKPVPNYGKPNLAPKPPGMQSGDAAARPTVSRHQSMRSPRSPPVSQTVPAFPANHFGTMRGPPSSSAMFQSSESIVRPPREGPGRPSAPPPKPPTMKPPPPPPVRSVSNTNLTHLPPTLSLAPTQDNGTSEPASFGSVNNVSSLALADELRAKLSAGVGQSSANNLSVSNASSTSISTGNLSVVGGGGGTGSLTKGASLKATAAPPLPPHRTCPAPPPPAPPAAAAAVLNSGDAPVPPQRISSIRNSAGGGAGVSVVSSAGAPISSSSSSHNQSHHSQTHTGGGGGGGTSLHRKESTAASMSSSSSSVASTSKMPGPESDLEGKYAFYFHKVTEFSQPMMFLNVPKVYPSDVRLQQTALQQQAQPQHRQQ; encoded by the exons AtgcctccaccgccgccgcctggaccaccacctcccccggggccgccaccaccgccggccctGAAGATGGGAGGTGGCGGTGCACCGTCGGGCGACGGTCGGAACGCACTGCTCCTGTCGATTCAAAAAGGTGCCAAACTCAAGAAGACGGTCACAGTCGATAAAAGTGGCCCGCTCATCCAGGGCAAG GTAACATCCGATGGAGGagcaacgaccaccaccagcgcgtCCAGAGCAAACAATCGGGCCCCCgggcgaccaccaccacccggagaCGACACGACGCCGCCAGCGTTCGGTGGTGCGGCGGGCGCTCAGCAGCCCAAGCTTGGTGGTCTGTTCGAGGGAATGGCATCGATGCCGAAACTGAAGCCAGTCGGTACCAGACCGACGGTTACGACCG CAAACTCAAGCGGCGCGACCGGACAGAACAAAACGCCATCACCGGAAGCAACGAAGGGTTCGCCGATCAacaacggcggtggccgggtcgggaacggcggtaccggtaccggcgGTGGCATGGTTGCGCTCGACTTTTCCGACGAGCTGGCGCAAAAGTTAACGctcaaaaaacagaaacaccaGCAACCTGGCAGCATCAACAGTAATAGCCCCGCCATGAATCCGCCGCCGGCCGtgccgaacgaaacgaacctACGGATGAACCGGGGACCCCCACCGCAACCACCAACTTCGATCCCAAGG GCCACCGGAGACAACCAGTCGACGTCCGGGAAACTCCAGTCATCCTCCAGTCAGAAAAG TAGTCAAGCACCGCCCACACCCAACCACCAGCCGCACGCGAAGCACCAACCACCGGCCGTTGGTGGTAAAGCGTCAACGAATGGACCACCGAGACCGGTCGGCCCGGCAATCACCACCGTCATCGCCACTAGTCCCACACTCAACTCGGCGCCCGTGGCCGGGCTGGTGCCCAACCGATCGACACTCTTCGGCAACAGCGTCGCCAACGGTAGcgtgccgtcggtggcggcgatagcgacgacggcgccggcgCCGGTACCGCCGAAACCGGTACCAAACTATGGCAAACCAAATCTAGCGCCCAAACCGCCGGGCATGCAATCGGGCGATGCTGCGGCCAGGCCAACCGTGAGTCGACACCAGAGCATGCGGAGTCCAAG GTCTCCGCCTGTGTCGCAAACGGTACCGGCGTTCCCTGCCAACCATTTCGGAACCATGCGCggtccgccgtcgtcatcggccaTGTTTCAATCGTCGGAATCGATAGTGCGACCACCACGGGAGGGCCCCG GAcgaccatcagcaccaccgccaAAACCACCGACAATGaaacctccgccaccgccaccggtgcgcAGCGTCAGCAACACGAACCTAACGCACCTGCCCCCGACGCTCAGCTTGGCGCCGACGCAAGACAACGGCACCAGCGAACCGGCCTCGTTCGGCTCGGTTAACAACGTGTcgtcgctggcgctggccgacGAGCTGCGCGCGAAACTGTCCGCCGGCGTTGGCCAATCATCGGCCAACAACCTGTCCGTGTCGAACGCATCGTCAACCTCCATCTCCACCGGCAACCTGAGCGTCGTGGGGGGAGGTGGAGGAACTGGGTCACTGACGAAGGGAGCTAGTCTTAAGGCAACGGCTGcaccaccgttgccaccgcaCCGGACGTGTCCAGCGCCGCCACCTCCAGCACCGCCAGCTGCGGCAGCCGCAGTACTG AACTCCGGTGACGCTCCCGTGCCACCACAGCGCATATCTTCGATTCGCAATTCCGCCGGAGGTGGTGCCGGTGTCAGCGTAGTGTCGTCGGCGGGTGCACcaatcagcagcagtagcagtagtcaCAACCAGAGTCATCATAGTCAAACCcataccggcggcggcggcggcggtggtaccAGTTTGCACCGAAAGGAATCAACGGCCGCTTCCATGAGCAGCAGTTCGTCGTCCGTGGCCAGCACAAGCAAGATGCCGGGGCCCGAGAGCGACCTCGAGGGCAAGTACGCGTTCTACTTCCACAAGGTGACGGAGTTTTCGCAGCCGATGATGTTCCTCAACGTGCCGAAAGTCTACCCGAGCGACGTTCGGTTGCAGCAAACGGCCCTGCAACAACAGGCCCAGCCGCAACATCGCCAGCAGTAG
- the LOC128273129 gene encoding biogenesis of lysosome-related organelles complex 1 subunit 1 has protein sequence MLSAMIKDHQAKQAAKKEEQERRRKEAIMSANELTQNLVDHLNVGVAQAYLNQKRLDAEAKQLHVGATNFAKQTSQWLALIENFNGSLKEIGDVENWAKTIESDMNVITTALEIAYKTSREK, from the exons ATGCTCTCGGCAATGATCAAGGACCATCAGGCGAAACAGGCGGCCAAGAAGGAAGAGCAAG AGCGCCGTCGTAAAGAAGCGATCATGTCGGCGAACGAACTGACGCAAAATCTCGTTGATCATCTAAATGTTGG CGTTGCACAGGCGTACCTGAATCAGAAACGGTTGGATGCTGAAGCCAAACAGCTGCATGTGGGGGCCACGAACTTTGCCAAGCAGACGTCTCAGTGGCTCGCACTGATTGAGAATTTCAATGGCTCGCTCAAG GAAATTGGCGATGTGGAAAATTGGGccaaaacaatcgaaagtgaTATGAACGTGATAACGACGGCACTGGAGATCGCTTACAAGACGAGTAGGGAAAAGTAA
- the LOC128271382 gene encoding alpha-(1,6)-fucosyltransferase, whose protein sequence is MVIRQLMGLNPWARVLVPFVFIWAVLVLIFYSKLNTSASGSASSDADTALKRLEQALQQLEQSKHIDHELRAMVDEYLAEVGASADRKQRFFDEVGNKLELENDESALGSVGGSHVRPRTSPSLEYERLRRRVQTNTQELWNFLQSEVTKVQKQAQRSAPELVKPLASFLSLAAENKRSMLVDLERARETDGYEAWRHREAAELSELVQKRLTRLQNPDSCSTARKLICRLNKGCGYGCQLHHVVYCFIMAYATERTLILKSKGWRYHKAGWEEVFQPISDTCLDSNGASHASWPGQSNTQVLTLPIIDSLNPRPPYLPLAIPADLAPRLIKLHGDPIVWWIGQFLKYLLKPTGDTQQMLENGMERLGFKKPIVGVHVRRTDKVGTEAAFHSIEEYMTAVDDYYDQLALTSKKVDKRRVFVASDDPKVIEETKNKYPHYEVIGDPNVAKMAAVSTRYTDSSLNGIILDIHLLSLSDHLVCTFSSQVCRVAYEIMQTMYPDASGRFRSLDDIYYYGGQNSHNREVVLPHDPRNHDEIQVRPGDLVGVAGNHWNGFSKGKNIRTNQVGLFPSFKVNDKIEVVELPTYPYVK, encoded by the exons ATGGTCATCCGACAGCTGATGGGGTTAAACCCGTGGGCCCGCGTACTCGTGCCGTTCGTCTTCATCTGGGCCGTTTTGGTGCTGATATTCTACTCCAAGCTAAACACCTCCGCGTCGGGCAGCGCCTCCAGTGATGCGGATACGGCCCTGAAACGGCTCGAGCAGGCACTCCAGCAGCTGGAACAATCGAAGCACATCGATCACGAGCTGCGCGCAATGGTGGACGAGTATTTGGCCGAAGTGGGAGCTTCGGCGGATCGGAAGCAACGCTTTTTCGACGAAGTTGGCAATAAGCTTGAGCTTGAGAATGATGAATCGGCACTAGGTTCGGTCGGTGGAAGCCACGTGCGCCCGCGGACATCACCTTCGCTGGAGTACGAGAGGCTCAGGAGACGCGTCCAAACCAACACACAGGAACTGTGGAACTTTCTCCAATCGGAAGTAACAAAAGTGCAGAAGCAAGCCCAGCGGTCGGCGCCGGAGCTGGTGAAGCCGTTGGCAAGCTTCCTTTCGCTGGCGGCCGAAAACAAACGCTCGATGCTGGTCGACCTCGAGCGGGCACGAGAAACCGATGGATACGAAGCGTGGCGCCACCGTGAGGCGGCCGAACTGAGCGAGCTGGTGCAGAAGCGGCTGACGCGGTTGCAAAATCCGGACAGTTGCTCCACCGCCCGGAAACTTATTTGCCGGCTGAACAAAGGTTGCGGATATGGGTGCCAGTTGCACCATGTCGTATACTGCTTCATCATGGCCTACGCGACCGAGCGTACGCTGATTCTGAAATCGAAAGGCTGGCGGTATCATAAGGCCGGCTGGGAGGAAGTGTTTCAACCGATCTCCGACACGTGTCTCGATTCGAACGGTGCCTCGCATGCCAGTTGGCCGGGACAGTCAAATACGCAGGTGCTAACCCTGCCGATAATCGATTCACTCAACCCGCGGCCCCCGTACCTGCCGTTGGCAATCCCTGCCGACCTGGCGCCGCGGCTGATAAAACTACACGGTGATCCGATCGTTTGGTGGATTGGCCAGTTTCTCAAGTACCTGCTAAAGCCCACGGGCGATACGCAGCAGATGCTTGAGAATGGCATGGAGCGGTTGGGCTTCAAAAAACCGATCGTTGG TGTGCACGTGAGGCGAACGGACAAAGTAGGCACGGAAGCTGCATTCCACAGCATCGAAGAGTACATGACAGCCGTCGACGACTACTACGATCAGCTAGCGCTGACTTCGAAAAAAGTAGACAAGCGACGCGTCTTCGTAGCAAGCGACGATCCGAAG GTTATcgaggaaacgaaaaataagTATCCTCACTACGAAGTGATTGGTGACCCGAATGTGGCGAAAATGGCGGCAGTCTCGACACGTTACACCGATTCGTCGTTGAACGGCATCATCCTCGATATCCATCTGTTATCGCTAAGCGATCATCTCGTGTGCACCTTCAGTTCGCAGGTATGCCGCGTGGCGTACGAAATCATGCAAACGATGTACCCGGACGCGTCGGGGCGGTTCCGCTCGCTGGACGACATCTACTACTACGGTGGACAGAACTCGCACAATCGCGAAGTGGTACTGCCGCACGATCCTCGCAACCATGACGAAATCCAAGTCCGGCCCGGTGACCTTGTCGGTGTGGCCGGCAACCACTGGAACGGGTTCTCCAAAGGTAAGAACATCCGCACCAATCAGGTCGGCCTATTTCCGTCTTTTAAGGTGAACGATAAAATCGAAGTCGTCGAACTACCAACGTATCCGTACGTGAAATAG
- the LOC128272167 gene encoding arrestin domain-containing protein 2-like, with protein MVVECDIHFTNSTHGTFLSGQRLTGSVQLKLSETKKFNEISLRIAGYSAVQWSQKRGQGRRRRTVYFSAKRDHLSSVKVLVAAQGNGSPTELPAGEHIYEFACDLPSHLPTSFEGSHGQCRYTAQVIMDRPWKFNLTYKVGFTVIQPLDLNMLSPAIRIPARMEDARVFCCGFWRTKPLYVRVTVPCTGYVPGQAIPLTIELNNRSSRTIEGVNMKLLQEITYTSEMPHAKTKQDVHTVVKHIGDGVAGETQRQYEQRLVVPTVAPTASGDNLISVAYRLHISVRVSGCGSDPVLQIPLTIGTIPLVFYQPPTVAVPPEMASSVPVGAIGFNFGNTSQQQQLPGGSSSEATKQEPQREGTLPPEYLPPPTYEEAMNAAAVVITDDSDTHAIGTKPYVPLYPSYNFTDVQWPPPMPPKQ; from the exons ATGGTTGTCGAGTGTGACATTCACTTTACCAACAGCACGCACGGAACGTTTCTCAGCGGCCAACGGCTGACCGGGAGTGTGCAGTTGAAGCTTTCGGAGACGAAGAAATTCAACG AAATAAGTCTCCGAATTGCCGGGTATAGCGCCGTCCAATGGTCCCAGAAACGTGGGCagggtcgccgccgccgtacggtTTACTTTTCCGCCAAGCGGGACCACCTGTCGTCGGTgaaggtgctggtggcggcgcaAGGGAATG GCTCTCCAACGGAACTGCCAGCCGGGGAACACATTTATGAGTTTGCCTGTGACCTACCGTCGCATCTGCCGACCTCGTTCGAGGGCTCACACGGTCAGTGCCGTTACACAGCCCAGGTGATCATGGACCGACCGTGGAAGTTTAATCTCACCTACAAGGTGGGCTTCACCGTGATTCAGCCGCTCGATCTGAACATGCTGTCCCCGGCAATCCGCATTCCGGCGAGGATGGAAGACGCGCGCGTCTTTTGCTGTGGCTTCTGGCGCACGAAACCGCTGTATGTGCGGGTGACCGTACCGTGCACCGGCTACGTACCGGGCCAGGCCATACCGCTCACGATCGAGCTCAACAACCGGTCGTCGCGCACGATCGAGGGCGTCAACATGAAGCTGCTGCAGGAGATCACGTACACGAGCGAGATGCCGCACGCGAAAACCAAACAGGACGTACACACGGTCGTGAAACACATCGGGGACGGTGTGGCGGGTGAAACGCAACGCCAGTACGAGCAGCGGCTCGTCGTACCGACGGTTGCACCGACCGCTTCCGGTGACAATCTGATCAGCGTCGCCTACCGGCTTCACATTTCGGTGCGTGTTTCTGGCTGTGGGTCCGATCCGGTGCTGCAGATTCCACTGACGATCGGCACCATTCCGTTGGTGTTCTACCAACCGCCGACAGTCGCTGTACCGCCAGAGATGGCATCGTCGGTGCCGGTAGGTGCGATCGGATTCAACTTCGGCAACAcatcgcaacagcagcagctaccCGGTGGTTCGTCCTCCGAAGCCACCAAGCAGGAACCCCAACGGGAAGGCACACTGCCACCGGAGTATCTAC CTCCACCAACGTACGAGGAAGCGATGAATGCGGCCGCCGTAGTTATCACCGACGATAGTGACACGCACGCCATCGGTACCAAACCGTACGTGCCGCTCTATCCGTCCTACAACTTTACCGATGTacagtggccaccgccaatGCCTCCGAAGCAGTGA
- the LOC128271852 gene encoding arrestin domain-containing protein 3-like, with protein MPEGCECLIRFDNNPCGVYFPGQSLAGYVELRVLQAFKVKGVSLQIKGFAEVKWSETTGSGKSRRTVHYHGRQDYINTVTYLQGSPEGNQFDIAPGSHTYRFGCVLPGNVPTSFEGLHGHIRYTVRVVLHRPWKVDPTYKVGFTVLRHVNLNENGLSLAVPCKVEIQKVFCCGPCASDPLYLSAQIPIGGYVPGQTIAVRIEASNRSKRRVTEFSTKLIKNVSYISQTPYCRVRLEPEIVVEVRCPGVAAGEQGTWDQFLAIPALPTTSNQCQVLTIGYEVEVEGKITGPNINPRVRIPITLGTVPLAAHAIPRMRTGALDGVRAYPVPSAPQVSEQPETASAPVPYDQLRPPAAAPQPIDQMPPPSYEEAVGSTPANILEDGEENTDTSKFTPQYMVYRFGES; from the exons atgccGGAAGGTTGCGAGTGTCTAATCCGATTTGATAACAATCCCTGTGGGGTGTACTTTCCCGGCCAAAGCCTAGCGGGCTACGTGGAACTGCGCGTGCTGCAAGCGTTCAAAGTAAAAG gtgtCAGTCTGCAGATAAAGGGGTTCGCCGAGGTGAAATGGTCCGAAACCACGGGGTCGGGGAAATCGCGGCGAACGGTGCACTATCACGGGCGCCAGGACTACATCAACACCGTGACGTACTTGCAGGGCTCGCCGGAAGGCAATCAGTTCGACATTGCGCCCGGCTCGCACACTTACCGCTTCGGGTGCGTACTGCCCGGAAATGTGCCCACGTCGTTCGAGGGTCTGCACGGTCACATCCGCTACACGGTGCGCGTCGTGCTGCACCGACCCTGGAAGGTGGATCCGACGTACAAGGTCGGCTTCACCGTGCTACGGCACGTGAATCTTAACGAGAACGGCCTGTCGCTGGCCGTACCGTGCAAGGTCGAGATCCAGAAGGTGTTTTGCTGCGGACCGTGCGCCTCGGATCCGCTCTACCTGTCGGCCCAGATACCGATCGGCGGGTACGTGCCGGGACAAACGATCGCCGTGCGGATCGAAGCCTCGAACCGCAGCAAGCGGCGAGTGACCGAGTTCAGCACGAAGCTGATCAAGAACGTGAGCTACATCAGCCAAACGCCCTACTGTCGGGTACGGTTGGAACCGGAAATTGTGGTCGAAGTGCGGTGCCCGGGGGTGGCGGCCGGCGAGCAGGGCACGTGGGATCAGTTTCTGGCCATCCCGGCGCTGCCGACCACCAGCAACCAGTGTCAGGTGCTGACGATTGGGTACGAGGTCGAGGTCGAGGGAAAGATTACGGGGCCGAACATTAACCCGCGGGTGCGCATTCCGATCACGCTCGGTACGGTACCGCTGGCGGCACACGCCATTCCGAGGATGCGCACCGGTGCCCTCGACGGTGTCCGAGCGTATCCTGTCCCGAGCGCACCGCAAGTGTCCGAACAGCCCGAAACGGCCTCTGCACCCGTTCCGTACGACCAGCTGAGGCCACCCGCTGCCGCACCACAACCGATCGATCAGATGC CACCTCCCTCGTACGAGGAAGCCGTCGGTTCTACGCCGGCCAATATTCTTGAGGATGGTGAAGAAAATACCGACACCAGCAAGTTCACGCCACAATACATGGTGTACCGGTTTGGCGAGTCCTGA
- the LOC128269888 gene encoding arrestin domain-containing protein 3-like yields MPDPECYIRFDHNPYGVYLAGQTLAGQVELRVTEILSVVGVSLQLSGVTEIEWSEVIESAGQPGRKTTRYHGQQTLLNSVSFLCGSSAGPVRELAIGTHTYHFSCELPTHLPTAFEGYHARIRYMARVALHRSKRHRFAGPSAAAGSTGDQIGQTSFTVLRHLNLNEHGGGGSVLALPVKSELTKVFCCGPCSSEPLYISAAIPRCGYISGQTIVIKIDAVNRSRTRVNEFRIKLVQKLSYTSQQPAAASRSDALVVAESRCSGVTSGEVIKHQQNLLIPALAPTYTDGASIFSIDYELEVEARVTGPNISPRLSMPITIGTIALETSAPKETLKPLTKSPWDPFSSQQYTDIIGTRVAVGGNAAARRSHTEDSCKGAGLGNNVRLHVVHRNNAADDDH; encoded by the exons ATGCCAGACCCCGAGTGTTACATCCGGTTCGATCACAACCCGTACGGTGTGTACCTGGCGGGTCAAACGTTAGCGGGGCAGGTTGAGCTTCGTGTCACGGAGATACTCAGTGTTGTAG GTGTAAGCCTACAGCTGAGCGGAGTCACGGAAATCGAATGGTCGGAGGTGATTGAGTCGGCCGGTCAGCCAGGTCGTAAAACGACCCGCTACCATGGCCAGCAGACACTCCTTAACTCCGTCAGCTTCCTGTGCGGCTCGTCCGCCGGCCCGGTCCGTGAGCTCGCCATCGGAACGCATACGTATCATTTTTCCTGTGAACTTCCCACCCACCTACCGACGGCCTTCGAGGGTTACCATGCCCGGATCCGGTACATGGCACGGGTGGCTCTGCATCGCTCCAAGCGCCACCGATTTGCTGgcccctccgccgccgccggtagcacGGGCGATCAGATCGGCCAGACCAGTTTCACCGTGTTGCGCCATCTGAACCTCAAcgaacacggcggcggcggctcggtgCTGGCCCTGCCGGTCAAGAGTGAGCTGACGAAGGTGTTTTGCTGCGGACCGTGCTCGTCCGAGCCACTCTACATATCGGCCGCGATTCCGCGATGCGGCTACATCTCCGGCCAGACGATTGTGATAAAAATCGACGCGGTGAACCGCAGTCGGACGCGCGTCAACGAGTTCCGCATCAAGTTGGTGCAGAAACTGAGCTACACCAGCCAACAGCCGGCGGCCGCTAGCCGGTCCGatgcgctggtggtggccgaatCACGCTGTTCCGGCGTCACCTCGGGGGAGGTTATAAAACATCAACAGAACCTGCTCATTCCCGCCCTGGCCCCCACGTACACGGACGGGGCGTCGATCTTCAGCATCGACTACGAGCTGGAGGTTGAGGCGCGGGTTACCGGGCCCAACATCAGTCCGCGCCTGTCGATGCCCATCACGATCGGTACGATCGCACTGGAGACGTCCGCGCCGAAGGAAACGCTCAAGCCACTAACGAAGTCCCCGTGGGATCCATTCA GTTCCCAGCAATACACGGACATCATCGGAACCCGTGTCGCGGTTGGCGGCAATGCAGCAGCTCGACGATCGCACACCGAGGACTCATGCAAAGGAGCGGGTCTGGGAAACAACGTGCGACTGCACGTCGTGCACCGAAACAAcgcggcggatgatgatcACTGA
- the LOC128269718 gene encoding arrestin domain-containing protein 17-like: MGLKDCTIELDNPWNTYYAGQTVNGKVTFTFDAPKKVRGIVIKFSGDSETKWSQTETKTDQNGKQYESTTNLTGQEEYFQIQYYLLGGKNSAETELGPGVHTYPFTCALPPTLPSSFEGEWGFVRYTVKVTLDRPWKFDQDIKMAFTVISPVDLNLNPRVKDPFKLELEKTFCCFCCASGPLNVIVHIPVTGFVSGQTVPVTVECDNASNVGVGKITLTLRKLLAFHVHTPRRETKRKKEIITTIQMGPVEAGNSQTWQQAIQIPPLPPSNLVNCGIIDIDYDIKVVAEPEGMHAALDGNIPIVLGTVPLESFQPPPPYTDNPPDTAIQMMGAETDPSMLPTQPVSPASPPSNGAGGALGWNIGAASTFANLPPPTFAETAYKAPSISDKNDSEYTRMIGGPEYAPRYPTYGMMPSAPPMTNNY; the protein is encoded by the exons ATGGGTCTGAAAGATTGCACGATCGAGCTCGACAATCCGTGGAACACCTACTACGCCGGGCAGACGGTTAATGGCAAAGTTACGTTCACCTTCGACGCGCCGAAGAAAGTTAGAG GAATTGTGATAAAATTTTCCGGCGATTCGGAAACGAAATGGAGCCAGACGGAAACGAAAACCGACCAGAACGGCAAGCAGTACGAATCGACGACGAACCTGACCGGCCAGGAGGAGTACTTTCAAATTCAGTACTACCTGTTGGGTGGTAAAAATAGCGCCGAAACGGAACTGGGCCCCGGGGTACACACCTACCCGTTCACCTGTGCCCTTCCACCGACGCTACCGTCGTCGTTCGAAGGCGAGTGGGGCTTCGTCCGGTACACGGTCAAGGTGACACTCGACCGGCCGTGGAAGTTTGACCAGGACATCAAGATGGCATTCACCGTGATTTCGCCGGTGGATCTGAATCTCAATCCGCGCGTCAAGGACCCGTTCAAGCTGGAGCTCGAGAAAACGTTCTGCTGTTTCTGCTGCGCTTCCGGCCCACTGAACGTGATCGTGCACATCCCGGTGACGGGATTCGTGTCGGGCCAAACGGTACCGGTCACGGTGGAATGTGACAACGCCAGCAACGTCGGTGTGGGCAAAATTACGCTCACCCTGCGTAAGCTGCTCGCATTCCACGTGCACACGCCGAggcgcgaaacgaaacgcaagAAGGAAATTATCACCACCATCCAAATGGGGCCGGTCGAGGCGGGCAACAGTCAAACGTGGCAGCAGGCCATACAGATAcctccgctgccaccgtcgaaTCTGGTCAACTGTGGCATCATAGACATCGACTACGACATCAAGGTCgtagcggaaccggaaggcaTGCATGCGGCCCTGGACGGCAACATACCGATCGTGCTGGGAACGGTGCCGCTCGAATCGTtccagccgccaccgccctaCACGGACAATCCGCCGGATACCGCCATACAGATGATGGGTGCCGAAACGGATCCTTCCATGCTGCCCACCCAACCGGTCAGTCCGGCCAGCCCGCCAAGCAACGGTGCCGGAGGGGCGCTGGGTTGGAACATTGGCGCAGCCAGCACGTTCGCCAATCTGC CGCCTCCAACATTTGCCGAAACCGCGTACAAAGCGCCATCCATCTCGGATAAAAATGACTCGGAATACACGCGCATGATCGGTGGACCGGAGTATGCACCACGATACCCTACGTACGGGATGATGCCAAGCGCACCGCCAATGACGAACAACTACTGA